One segment of Zymoseptoria tritici IPO323 chromosome 2, whole genome shotgun sequence DNA contains the following:
- the MgLAC2 gene encoding putative beta-galactosidase (Beta-Galactosidase (Lactase) (Glycosyl Hydrolase Family 2)): protein MATFAEAEKLPDWANLSVLHKNTLQPRSNFHLYNNETDALSRDISKAKVHSLAGEWKFDLVNSPFEAPAGFESPSFDSSRWASIEVPSMWQLQGFGRGPHYTNVQYPFFVDPPYPPYTDNECGSYITRFQVPDHLGDHQLRLRFEGVDSGFHVWVNGTEVGYSQGARNPSEWDVADLVRSGEENTLAVRVYQFTDGSYIEDQDQWRMSGIFRDVFLLGFPRENRLEDLSVETVLDKDYQDATLKVSALIGGSGSVSVKLLDASRQEIASESGKKTDQSVGTVSFSISVKNPKKWTAETPNLYNLVVSIDGKQFTAHRVGFRVVELKDGLIKVNGKRVVFKGANRHEHCQTGRTVPYEFMKRDLLLMKTHNINAIRTCHQPSDVRLYDLADEIGLWVMDEADLECHGFETIADQSLSPEQQALPFFERQQLTKEHAAKWTSDNPEWKEAYVDRAKQMVYRDKLHPSVVMWSLGNEAFYGRNHAAMRDWIKEYDPTRLVHYEPDLDAEKMDMHSRMYPNVSDIISFAKDDTKTKPLVLCEYIHAMGTGPGNIKEYVDAFYQYPKLQGGWVWEWANHGLLTKSKDGKPFYGYGGDFGDVPNDYNFVMDGVLNSDHSPRSALVEYKKALEPVQIVSWSDKSVSLINRLDFDTLEHLDCTWSVSDDSGSTPGGEIDSSLLAVEPGATFELAIPGSLTGLAKESFFNLSFKLKEKITWADAGHEVALLQIPLSPPNVISAPTASTSSSLKASATTTRLEIENSTSQWSFDLIRGRLVSWKKNGKELVTEPLEPTFYRAPTDNDAPSDGKDWKAKFMHLARVHTRSVRWQEKDGVVSVELNQKFAPPVLSWSLELQTKYVFTSSGAIRVHVKGTPSGQNLPKTLPRVGITLGLPENFQNINWFGRGPRESYRDMKLGQRIDLHSVSRVDDLWEAPEFPQECSNRTDTRWLELSSAETSLTAQFITSATGEERHLFDFMASHYNVKDIDEAQHPYQLDEKKKDHVVLRLDAYHHGLGTGSCGPKTLEEYALKTEPFEFTLLLH from the exons ATGGCGACCTTTGCGGAAGCAGAAAAGCTTCCTGACTGGGCCAATCTATCCGTTCTTCACAA AAACACACTGCAGCCACGCTCAAATTTCCATCTCTATAATAATGAGACAGACGCTCTCTCACGAGACATCAGCAAGGCCAAAGTCCACAGTCTCGCCGGAGAATGGAAGTTCGATCTCGTCAACTCCCCCTTTGAAGCGCCTGCCGGATTTGAGTCTCCTTCTTTCGACAGTTCGAGATGGGCAAGTATCGAAGTGCCATCCATGTGGCAGCTTCAAGGATTCGGTCGAGGGCCTCACTACACCAACGTACAATATCCGTTCTTCGTCGACCCGCCGTATCCTCCCTACACCGACAACGAGTGCGGCTCTTACATCACTCGATTCCAAGTCCCGGATCATCTCGGAGACCATCAGCTGCGACTCCGCTTTGAAGGCGTAGATTCTGGTTTCCACGTTTGGGTGAATGGCAcagaagtcggctata GTCAGGGAGCCAGAAACCCCAGCGAGTGGGACGTTGCCGATCTGGTAAGGTCtggcgaggagaacactCTCGCAGTGAGAGTGTACCAATTCACGGACGGCTCCTACATCGAAGATCAAGATCAATGGCGAATGTCTGGTATCTTCCGagacgtcttcctcctcggctttCCTCGTGAGAATCGACTTGAAGATCTCTCCGTAGAGACCGTGCTTGACAAAGATTATCAGGACGCAACTTTGAAAGTGTCTGCACTCATCGGAGGATCTGGCAGCGTCAGTGTCAAGCTTTTGGACGCATCGCGTCAGGAGATTGCCTCGGAGTCTGGGAAGAAGACGGATCAGTCTGTCGGTACAGTTTCCTTCTCGATCTCGGTCAAGAATCCGAAGAAGTGGACGGCCGAAACCCCCAACCTCTACAATCTCGTTGTGTCGATCGACGGCAAGCAGTTTACAGCGCACCGTGTTGGCTTCAGAGTAGTGGAGCTTAAAGATGGACTCATCAAAGTCAACGGCAAGCGAGTTGTTTTCAAGGGCGCCAACCGCCACGAGCACTGTCAAACTGGACGCACGGTACCATACGAATTCATGAAGCGAGATCTGCTTCTGATGAAGACCCACAACATCAATGCTATACGCACTTGCCACCAGCCCAGCGATGTGAGACTGTATGATCTCGCCGATGAGATTGGTCTTTGGGTTATGGACGAGGCAGATCTTGAGTGCCACGGATTCGAGACAATTGCTGATCAATCTCTGTCGCCTGAGCAGCAAGCTCTACCGTTCTTCGAGCGACAACAATTGACAAAAGAGCATGCCGCGAAGTGGACATCAGATAATCCAGAATGGAAGG AGGCATACGTCGATCGTGCGAAGCAGATGGTCTACCGAGACAAGCTGCACCCTTCTGTTGTCAT GTGGTCTCTCGGCAACGAGGCCTTCTACGGCCGCAATCATGCAGCAATGCGTGATTGGATCAAGGAGTACGACCCAACAAGATTAGTGCACTACGAACCAGATCTCGATGCCGAGAAGATGGATATGCACTCACGAATGTATCCCAATGTCTCCGACATTATCTCATTTGCAAAGGACGACACAAAGACGAAGCCATTAGTTCTGTGCGAGTACATTCACGCCATGG GTACTGGACCTGGCAACATCAAGGAATACGTCGACGCTTTCTACCAATACCCCAAGCTGCAAGGTGGCTGGGTCTGGGAATGGGCCAACCACGGTCTCTTGACTAAGTCCAAAGACGGCAAGCCCTTCTACGGATATGGAGGAGACTTTGGAGATGTTCCCAACGATTACAACTTTGTGATGGACGGTGTACTGAATTCGGATCACTCTCCAAGGAGCGCGCTCGTAGAGTACAAGAAGGCGTTGGAGCCAGTACAGATCGTGTCGTGGTCTGACAAGAGCGTCAGTCTCATCAACAGACTCGACTTCGACACTCTGGAGCATCTCGACTGCACCTGGAGTGTCTCAGATGACTCTGGATCGACACCGGGTGGCGAGATCGACAGCTCCCTTTTGGCTGTCGAGCCCGGAGCTACATTCGAGCTGGCTATTCCCGGCAGTCTGACGGGTCTAGCCAAGGAGTCTTTCTTCAATCTTAGCTTCAagctgaaggagaagattACCTGGGCAGACGCAGGACATGAGGTTGCTCTCCTTCAAATTCCCCTTTCACCGCCGAATGTCATCTCTGCTCCGACTGCTTCGACAAGCTCATCTCTGAAGGCCAGTGCGACTACGACGAGGCTCGAAATCGAGAACAGCACGTCTCAATGGTCGTTCGACTTGATCCGCGGTCGCTTGGTCTCATGGAAGAAAAACGGCAAAGAACTCGTGACTGAGCCGTTAGAGCCAACATTCTACAGAGCTCCGACTGACAACGATGCCCCGTCTGACGGCAAAGATTGGAAGGCGAAGTTCATGCATCTTGCCAGAGTCCATACGAGGAGTGTGCGGTGGCAAGAGAAGGATGGCGTGGTGTCAGTGGAACTTAACCAAAAGTTCGCACCACCCGTATTATCGTGGAGCCTGGAGCTCCAGACGAAGTACGTTTTCACCTCCTCAGGAGCCATCAGAGTCCACGTGAAAGGCACGCCGTCCGGCCAAAATCTCCCCAAAACGCTTCCCCGAGTCGGCATAACTCTAGGCCTGCCAGAAAACTTCCAGAACATCAATTGGTTCGGTCGCGGACCCCGAGAAAGCTACAGGGATATGAAACTCGGCCAAAGAATAGACCTGCACTCCGTGTCCCGAGTCGACGACCTTTGGGAAGCGCCCGAGTTCCCTCAAGAATGCTCCAATCGCACCGACACACGTTGGCTCGAGCTTTCCTCAGCTGAGACCTCTCTCACGGCCCAATTCATCACTTCCGCGACCGGTGAGGAGCGCcacctcttcgacttcatggCAAGCCACTACAATGTCAAGGATATCGATGAGGCGCAACACCCTTACCAGTTGGACGAGAAGAAAAAAGATCATGTGGTATTGAGACTGGATGCGTACCATCATGGTCTAGGCACCGGATCGTGTGGCCCGAAGACGCTGGAGGAGTATGCATTGAAGACGGAGCCGTTTGAGTTCACCCTGCTTTTGCATTAA